TTGAGTTAGAGTATTCATAAAAATTAGATTTAAATTTTCTGGTTAGATAAAGCTACAATTTCAGCAAGAAGTTCCTCTATCTCTGGATTGGCATCTAGATCGGATTGCTGCTGCTGGATTAATAAAGCCAATTTCTCTACGGTTTGACCTTCAGTTAAGAATGTATGGAGAGAAATATCTACTGAAAATGCCTCTCTAATTCTCGATATAGTTTGGACTGCTAGCAATGAATGTCCGCCCACTTCTAGGAAGTTATCTTGCACGCCGATCGCTTCAACTCCTAACAATTCTTGCCAGATATCGGCTACCTGCTTTTCTATTTCATTACTGGGAGCTAGATAGGTTTCCCGAACTAGTTTTTGTTTAGCATTAGGGGCGAGTTTTAATATTTCTGGAGATTGGGCGATCGCCAGTTCCAAATCTTGAGTTGAAACCACAATTTGAGGGATTTGACAATTAATAACTCTCTCGAATATTTCTAATCCTTCTACATTAGAAATAGCTGTTTCTGAGTTGTTAGCCAATTGACTATTAGCCGCCATACCAACTTCTTGCCATGCATCCCAATTAATAGTAATTAAATTGCCGTTAAATTTATCTGCATAAGCATGACTGAAAGCATCTAAAAAAGCATTAGCGGCTGCATAATCCGATTGTCCAAATTCCCCTAAAATCGCAGTGGAAGACGAACAAAGAAGGCAGAAATCTAAATTAATTGCCTGCAAAACTTCAGTTAAAACTAACGTTCCCTTCACCTTTGGCGCTAACACTTGAGAGGCGATTTCTGGAGTTTTTAACTGTATCATTCCCCCACCAGGAACCCCCGCAGCATGAATGACACCGTGAATCGTGCCAAATTTGGATAAGGTTTGAGCGATCGCTTGTTGCATTTGGGTTAAATTAGTCACATCGGCGGCAATTACGAGAACTTCTGCACCCAATGCTTTCAATTTATCTATCTGACTAGCCTTTTCTTGATCTAGAGAACGAGAAATTAAAACTAACTTAGCTCGAACAGTTTTAGCTAAATATTCAGCTATGGTTAAACCAATTCCGCCCAAACCTCCCGTAATTAGATAAACTCCTGCATCTCGCAAGTTAGAATCCCGTTTAACTAATTGAATCGGTTCAAAGCTTTGCAACCAGCGATGGCGATCGCGAAAAGCTACAGTCACATCCGTACTATATGTCTCTATTTCGCCAATCAGTTGCGATATTAGTTGCTCTAACCCAGAAGGACTCGATGGCAAAACTATATCGATACTTTTACAATTAATTTGAGGATATTCTCGATTAATTACCCGACAAGCACCCAAGACAGTTGCCTTTTCTGGTGCTAAATCTTCTCCCCCTGTAATATCGTGCAAAGCATTGGTAACTGCACCGATCTGTAAAGGACTGCTAAAATTAACTTTTCCCAAAGCTTGCATGAGTAAAAGCAAGCTATAAAAGCCTAAATCTTGTAGCGATTCTAAATCTAGCTGATTACCAGCCGTAACGCTCCACAAATGTGCGATCGCATCCGGCACTTTCCCAGATATTTGCAGTTGTTGGAGTAGTCTTTCGTAATCTTCAGCGCGACGCGGATCGATGATATACTCGCGATCGCTCAGTTGGCGATACTCGCTTCCCGATCTGACAGCGATGGTTTCTCGATCTAATTCCTCCAATCTTCTGCCCATTTCCTCCCCGATTTGGCACCTATCAGCAAAAATCAGCCAGCAAAACCGTTCGGAAATAGATGAGCGATTCAGAGAAGGATTTATCGCTTGTTTCCAGACAGGAACGTAAAACCAATCGTTAATATCCCGTTTTTTGACCGATTTATCTATCTGTACGGGCGCAAGGCTTTGCGCCCCTACGATGGGATCTATCCAATAACGCTGGCGTTCAAAAGGATATGTGGGCAAAGCTACCCGATAATGCTTCTCTTGACTGGAAACAGCCTTCCAATCTATCTCTAAACCAGTCAGCCAAAGTTTTCCTAGAGTTTCCCACAAAAATTGGCGAGGCGATCGCGATTCGCGAGGATGAGGTAAAGAAGAGAGAATCGGCGATGGTGTTTCAGAGAGCTTTTGTTTGATAAAAGTACTTAAAGTCGTCCCCGCCCCAACTTCAAGCCATATTTTTCCACCTTCTGAGGCAATCTTACCAATTCCATCGCTAAACCTGACTGTTTGCCGCAATTGTCTGCCCCAATAACTGGGATCTGTGGCTTCTGTCGCAGTCATCCAATCCCCAGTTAAATTAGAAATTATGGGGATTTCTGGCGCTTTTAGGTTAACTTTCCGCACCTCAGCGATAAATTCAGCGATCGCCCCATCCATCATAGGCGAGTGAAAAGCGTGCGAGGTATGTAATAGGCGACAAGCCACACCCCGACTAGTTAACTGGCTTTCTAGCCCACTAATTGCTTCTTTTGTGCCCGATACTACCGATAACTGGGGTGCGTTGGCGGCGGCTAAGGAGATTTCTGAAGTTAAATAAGGTTTTAAATCCGCTTCAGACAGAGCTACCGATAGCATTACACCCGCAGGTTGCGCTTGCATCAGTTTGCCGCGAATAGCAACTAATTTTAGTGCCTCTTCTAAGGAAAAGACTCCAGCCAAACACGCAGCCACGTATTCTCCAATACTGTGTCCGATCGCGGCTTGTGGGCGCACTCCCCAAGAAATCCACAGTCTAGCTAAAGCATATTCAATTACGAATAAAACAGGTTGTCCTAGAGCGGTTTGTAATAGTTTTTCTCTAGCATTTTCTAGATTTTCGGGGTTGGGGTAGAGAATTTGCCGCAAATCTAAGCCTAAATGTGGTTGTAATAAATCGGCACAGATATCGACAATTTCCCGAAATAGAGGCTCGCTAAAGTATATTTCCTGCCCCATATTGACGTATTGAGTTCCCTGACCTGGGAAAACAAATACAATCGGTTGTAATCTTGCTACTGAGGTTTCTTTTGGCGATTCCAAAGCAGCTATGGTATCTTCCAGGCGATCGCATACCCACATCCGCCGATAGTCAAAACCCCGTCTCCCAACTTGCAACGTATACGCCACGTCTCCTAAATCCAGATCTGGATGTTTTTGCAGATAATTAGCTAAATTTGCAGTAGCTGCATCCAAAGCAAACTCAGTTTTGGCAGAAAGAACCAGCACATGGCTTCTGGTACTTTTACAGCAACCCATTTCGCCATTTCTACACCCCAAACCCTGGCACCCCGATTTCTTTCTAACTGGAGCTTCCTCTAAAACAAGATGAGCATTCGTCCCGCCGATTCCAAAAGAGCTAACTGCTGCTCTGCGAGGATATTTATCTTTTTTCCAATGAGCAAGTTTATCGTTGACATAAAAAGGACTGTTAGCGAAATCTATTTGCGGATTGGGATGAGAAAAATGCAAGCTGGGAGGAATTGCCCGATGCTTGAGAGATAAAACAGCTTTAATTAGTCCGGCGACTCCAGCCGCAGCATCTAAATGTCCCACGTTAGTTTTCACCGAGCCTATCGTGCAGAACTGCTTTTTCGCCGTAGATTCCGAAAATACCAGACTCAATGCCGCAATTTCAATCGGATCTCCTAATGCCGTCCCCGTCCCGTGAGTTTCCACGTAAGAGATAGTTTGTGGTTCTATTTCGGCAAAAGCTAAAGCTTCGGCAATAACTTCCGCCTGTCCTTCCACGCTAGGAGCCGTATAGCCCACTTTTAGCGCCCCATCGTTATTAATCGCCGTCCCCTTAATAACTGCATCAATGCGATCGCCATCGGCTAAAGCATCCTCCAATCGCTTCAAAACCACGATTCCCGCACCGCTACCAGGAACGGTGCCTTGAGCCTGGGCATCAAAAGATCTACAATGACCGTCAGGAGATAAAATTCCCCCTTCTTCGTAAAAATAGCCCGCTTGTTGGGGAACGCTGATGCTAATCCCTCCAGCCAAAGCCACATCGCATTGATAACTCAGCAAACTTTGGCAAGCCATCGTCACGGCGACTAAAGACGTGGAACACGCCGTTTGTACACTAACGCTTGCGCCTTTTAAATCCAACAGGTAAGATACCCGCGTTGTCAGGAAATCTTTCTCATTGCCCAATAAGGTTTGATATCCCGAACTAGAAGCAGCAAATAGGTCTTGATGAGTCGATAGGTTCGATAATAGATAGCTATTCCAACCCGTACCGGCATAAGTCCCGATTCTCAAAGATTCTCTCGTCGGATCGCAGCCAGCATCTTCTAAAGCCGCCCAAGCGCATTCTAAAAAGATTCGGTGTTGCGGGTCCATCAGCGCCGCTTCTTTGGGAGTAAAACCGAAAAATTCAGCCGCAAATAAGTCAATATCCGGTAAAGTAGCCGAGGCTTTCACGTAATTGGGGTGTGAAATTGCCGCCGGATCTACTCCCGCAGCTAATAACTCGTCATCGCTGAAAAAATCAATTGATTCGACTCCCTGACACAGATTTTGCCAGAATTCCTCTACATTACTAGCCCCAGGAAATCGGCAAGACATCCCAATAATGGCTATTCCTTTAGTATCTGGTGATTGGGGATTGGGGATTGGGGATTGGTGATTAGGAACAACCATCTTCATTCCCCCTAACTCATTACTCATTACTCTTTACTCTTTACTCTTTAAAGCTGCTTTTCGTCGCGCTACCCGATTAGCGATCGCATTAGAACTACCTTGAGGTTTTGTCTTGTCGCTTAAATGGGCGGCTAGGGTGCTGACGGTGGGATACTGGAACATTTCGACGATTGAGACATCTTGTTGCAGTTTTTCTTGGAGTTGACCGTGTACCTGACCGACTAGTAGGGAATGTCCCCCTAAATCGAAGAAATTATCTTTGATGCCGACTTTTTCCACGTTCAAGACTTTTTGCCAAATTTGGGCGACGATCGCTTCTACATCCGTTTTCGGCGGGATATATGCTTCATTTTTGCTGTTATAGCTTTCTGGCGAAGGTAGGGCGCGGCGATCAATCTTGCCGTTAGCTGTTAAGGGCAACTTGTCTAAAACTATAAAATCGTTCGGAATGGCATATTCAGGCAGTTTATTCGGTAGAAATTTCCGTAACTGTGGGATTAATTGCGCGGTTAAATTGGTTTGTAAGGGATTGTTAGCATATTCTTGCCAGTCGTCACCCTTAACACCACTAGATCTTGAATAGATAGGGCGATCGCTAGTTGCAGGGTTCCAGAAAAGAGCATCGTAGCGATCGCTCTTTTGCGAGCAAGTAATATCGACTTGATAGCTTAATTCGCTACCTAACGCCCAAATATCTTCAGGATCGATACCTGCTGGCAAATTACTAGAATTGCGAAACTCGCCTACGGTGGCTGTATCTTCTGCTTCATCCAACCATTGCAGAATTGCCACATCCTGAATCGTGCGATTGTTGGGAATTCCGGTAATTAGTAACTCGTCAAATTCATTTTCAGATAACAGAGATTTGAGAGAAGCTGGATTTAAACCTTCTGTTTCCCAGTTGAGGGGAGAAAGATGTGGGGAGTCGAGATTAGATTTCTCACCAATATGCAGGATGACATCGTAGCGAAACTTGTTCAGTTCGTTATGAGTATGTCCTCTTTGCAATAGAATTTCTACTCGACTAATTCTCGGTAGATGCTGTTGCAATGCTGTAAAAAAGTCTGGAGAAACTGCTAGTTGTTTTTCTTCAAAAACCTGTTTTTGCACTCTTTGTTTGAGTTCGCTGCGCGTCAAACTATCGGAAGCCCGATATAGCTGCACCGAGGCGTGAAATGCTGCTAATAATTCCAGATTGCGAACATCTCCTAAAAAGATGAAACCGCCATCCGCTACCTTACTGACTGCTTGCTCTAAAACTCGAACTAAATAATCTATGTTGGGGAAATATTGGGCTACGGAAACAATTAAAACGGCATCCCGACTTCCATCTACTATCCCCGCTAAATTACCTGCTTCTCCTTCTTCTAACTTGACTTCTGCCCTTGGAGTCGCCAGAGATTGCAGTTGTTGGCGCAAGATTTCTAAGGCGTTGCGCGATCGCTCTATTGCCCGATATTCCTGGCAATGAGGCGCAATCCGCAGCAGCATTAATCCCGTACCGCAGCCAAGTTCTAAGACTTTAGTCGGTTTTAAAGCTAAAATCCGGTCTACAGTTTGCTGCATCCACTCTCGCACCTCCCCATCTAGCATTGGCAATCCGGTATAGCTGCTATTCCAACCTTCAATGTGGAATCCATCTTCCCAACGCGGATCGTTTTCTTGATAAAGTTCGTTGAATACCCTTTGCCATTGTTGTACTTGACTGCGATCTAATTCGGGGTTTGAAGTTTGATTATTGGGGACAATATAGGCAACTAAACGGTTATTGGCTGCCAAAACTACAGTGTCTTTCACTGCTTTATGCTGCCTTAAAGCTGCTTCAATTTCCTCTAACTCAATCCTAAAACCGCGAATCTTGACTTGAAAATCTGCCCTACCCAGAAACTCGATCTTCCCATCTTTGAGATATCGGGCTAAATCTCCAGTTTTATACAATCTACTCCCAGATTCGTCGCTGTAGGGATGGGGAATAAACTTAGCTGCGGTTAAATCTGGTAAATGCCAGTAACCCCTAGCCAAACCCAATCCGCCAATATACAGTTCTCCTACCGCACCGATGGGTAAAGGCTGTAAATTAGCATCTAAAATGTAGATTTCAGTACCAGAAAAGGGATAACCGATGGGAACTGCGC
This genomic window from Merismopedia glauca CCAP 1448/3 contains:
- a CDS encoding type I polyketide synthase; protein product: MSNELGGMKMVVPNHQSPIPNPQSPDTKGIAIIGMSCRFPGASNVEEFWQNLCQGVESIDFFSDDELLAAGVDPAAISHPNYVKASATLPDIDLFAAEFFGFTPKEAALMDPQHRIFLECAWAALEDAGCDPTRESLRIGTYAGTGWNSYLLSNLSTHQDLFAASSSGYQTLLGNEKDFLTTRVSYLLDLKGASVSVQTACSTSLVAVTMACQSLLSYQCDVALAGGISISVPQQAGYFYEEGGILSPDGHCRSFDAQAQGTVPGSGAGIVVLKRLEDALADGDRIDAVIKGTAINNDGALKVGYTAPSVEGQAEVIAEALAFAEIEPQTISYVETHGTGTALGDPIEIAALSLVFSESTAKKQFCTIGSVKTNVGHLDAAAGVAGLIKAVLSLKHRAIPPSLHFSHPNPQIDFANSPFYVNDKLAHWKKDKYPRRAAVSSFGIGGTNAHLVLEEAPVRKKSGCQGLGCRNGEMGCCKSTRSHVLVLSAKTEFALDAATANLANYLQKHPDLDLGDVAYTLQVGRRGFDYRRMWVCDRLEDTIAALESPKETSVARLQPIVFVFPGQGTQYVNMGQEIYFSEPLFREIVDICADLLQPHLGLDLRQILYPNPENLENAREKLLQTALGQPVLFVIEYALARLWISWGVRPQAAIGHSIGEYVAACLAGVFSLEEALKLVAIRGKLMQAQPAGVMLSVALSEADLKPYLTSEISLAAANAPQLSVVSGTKEAISGLESQLTSRGVACRLLHTSHAFHSPMMDGAIAEFIAEVRKVNLKAPEIPIISNLTGDWMTATEATDPSYWGRQLRQTVRFSDGIGKIASEGGKIWLEVGAGTTLSTFIKQKLSETPSPILSSLPHPRESRSPRQFLWETLGKLWLTGLEIDWKAVSSQEKHYRVALPTYPFERQRYWIDPIVGAQSLAPVQIDKSVKKRDINDWFYVPVWKQAINPSLNRSSISERFCWLIFADRCQIGEEMGRRLEELDRETIAVRSGSEYRQLSDREYIIDPRRAEDYERLLQQLQISGKVPDAIAHLWSVTAGNQLDLESLQDLGFYSLLLLMQALGKVNFSSPLQIGAVTNALHDITGGEDLAPEKATVLGACRVINREYPQINCKSIDIVLPSSPSGLEQLISQLIGEIETYSTDVTVAFRDRHRWLQSFEPIQLVKRDSNLRDAGVYLITGGLGGIGLTIAEYLAKTVRAKLVLISRSLDQEKASQIDKLKALGAEVLVIAADVTNLTQMQQAIAQTLSKFGTIHGVIHAAGVPGGGMIQLKTPEIASQVLAPKVKGTLVLTEVLQAINLDFCLLCSSSTAILGEFGQSDYAAANAFLDAFSHAYADKFNGNLITINWDAWQEVGMAANSQLANNSETAISNVEGLEIFERVINCQIPQIVVSTQDLELAIAQSPEILKLAPNAKQKLVRETYLAPSNEIEKQVADIWQELLGVEAIGVQDNFLEVGGHSLLAVQTISRIREAFSVDISLHTFLTEGQTVEKLALLIQQQQSDLDANPEIEELLAEIVALSNQKI